A genome region from Myxocyprinus asiaticus isolate MX2 ecotype Aquarium Trade chromosome 12, UBuf_Myxa_2, whole genome shotgun sequence includes the following:
- the LOC127449498 gene encoding frizzled-7-A-like, which yields MAVRGVTPCVREACCRFIALVLLFKLCSAQHQEKGISIPEHGFCQPISIPLCTDIQYNQTIMPNLLGHTNQEDAGLEVHQFYPLVKVQCSQDLKFFLCSMYAPVCTVLEQAIPPCRSLCERARQGCEALMNKFGFQWPERLRCENFPVHGAGEICVGQNKSDSGSPPTDPTPYIPGPLTPHVNTERLSQAFTCPLQLNVPSYLNYQFLGAKNCGAPCEHKQPHGLMYFKEEEVRFGRLWVGIWSILCCVSTLFTVLTYLVDMRRFRYPERPIIFLSGCYFMVALAYATGFLLENKVVCIDKFRDDAYKTVAQGTKKEGCTILFMILYFFGMASSIWWVILSLTWFLSAGMKWGHEAIEANSQYFHLAAWAVPAVKTITILALGQVDGDLLTGVCYVGIYNVDALRGFVLAPLFVYLFIGTSFLLAGFVSLFRIRTIMKHDGTKTEKLEKLMVRIGVFSVLYTVPATIVIACYFYEQAFREQWEKTWHMQTCKRFAVPCPVNNFAPMTPDFTVFMIKYLMTMIVGITSGFWIWSGKTLQSWRKFYKRLGNNQGETTV from the coding sequence ATGGCGGTGAGGGGAGTCACTCCGTGTGTTCGGGAGGCGTGCTGCAGGTTCATTGCTCTAGTTCTTCTGTTTAAACTGTGTTCTGCCCAGCATCAAGAAAAGGGCATCTCCATCCCGGAACATGGGTTCTGCCAACCCATATCCATTCCTCTGTGCACGGACATCCAGTATAACCAAACTATCATGCCAAATCTCCTGGGACACACCAACCAGGAGGACGCAGGACTGGAGGTGCACCAGTTTTACCCGCTGGTCAAAGTTCAATGCTCTCAAGATCTGAAGTTCTTCCTCTGTTCCATGTATGCGCCAGTGTGTACGGTTCTAGAACAGGCTATTCCACCCTGCCGCTCATTGTGCGAGCGTGCCAGACAAGGGTGCGAGGCTCTCATGAATAAGTTCGGTTTCCAGTGGCCCGAACGACTCCGCTGTGAGAACTTCCCTGTGCACGGAGCTGGAGAGATCTGCGTTGGACAGAACAAATCCGACTCCGGCAGCCCGCCGACAGACCCCACGCCATACATACCGGGCCCGTTGACACCACATGTGAACACGGAACGCCTGAGTCAGGCTTTCACTTGCCCTTTACAACTGAATGTCCCTTCCTACCTCAATTACCAGTTTTTGGGGGCAAAAAACTGTGGCGCCCCCTGTGAGCACAAGCAGCCACACGGGCTGATGTACTTCAAGGAGGAAGAGGTCCGATTCGGGCGGCTCTGGGTGGGAATCTGGTCCATCCTGTGCTGCGTGAGTACCCTATTCACGGTTCTCACGTACCTTGTGGATATGCGCCGGTTCCGCTATCCGGAACGCCCCATCATCTTCCTCTCTGGGTGTTACTTCATGGTGGCGTTGGCTTACGCAACCGGGTTTCTGCTGGAGAATAAGGTGGTCTGCATTGATAAGTTCAGGGATGATGCTTACAAGACCGTGGCTCAGGGGACTAAAAAGGAGGGCTGCACCATTCTCTTCATGATCTTGTATTTCTTTGGCATGGCCAGCTCCATATGGTGGGTGATCTTGTCGCTCACCTGGTTCCTATCCGCCGGAATGAAATGGGGCCATGAAGCTATCGAAGCCAACTCCCAGTACTTTCACCTGGCTGCTTGGGCCGTCCCCGCCGTGAAGACCATCACCATCCTCGCCCTGGGACAAGTGGATGGCGACCTTCTGACCGGCGTATGCTATGTTGGCATCTACAACGTTGACGCGCTTCGTGGATTTGTCCTCGCCCCTCTCTTCGTTTATCTCTTTATCGGAACATCTTTCCTGCTGGCTGGATTCGTCTCCTTGTTCCGCATCCGTACCATCATGAAGCACGATGGCACCAAGACCGAAAAACTGGAAAAGCTGATGGTGCGAATTGGCGTTTTCAGCGTCCTGTACACCGTTCCGGCCACCATAGTCATTGCATGTTACTTCTATGAGCAGGCATTTCGCGAGCAGTGGGAAAAAACCTGGCACATGCAGACGTGCAAGCGCTTTGCCGTGCCGTGCCCAGTCAACAACTTTGCACCCATGACGCCTGATTTCACTGTGTTTATGATCAAGTACCTCATGACTATGATTGTAGGAATCACATCAGGATTCTGGATCTGGTCTGGAAAGACTCTACAGTCATGGCGCAAGTTTTACAAACGCCTGGGCAACAACCAAGGGGAGACGACAGTGTAA